A genome region from Etheostoma cragini isolate CJK2018 chromosome 4, CSU_Ecrag_1.0, whole genome shotgun sequence includes the following:
- the h6pd gene encoding GDH/6PGL endoplasmic bifunctional protein, with protein sequence MFVTVLLLLVTLCAQKGNGEERAEAQRPGHVSVVIVGGTGDLARKYLWQGFFDLYVNQVSSGNTFSFYGGGLSPADTATPVLFEILKAVSCSRDVSQDRCALLKEQYLRLAQYRQLKTLEDYQNLAKHIEQELQQEGMTEAGRLFYLSVPAFAYADISEKINNSCRPTNGAWLRVVLEKPFGHDFQSAQVLASQLGSYLKDEDMYRIDHYLGKQVVAKILPFRIENKRFLDPIWNKHHIERVEIVLKETLDVKGRISFYDQYGVIRDVLQNHMTEVMTLLTMRLPMNLSSSEEVLQNKLQIFSSMLPLGRSQAVVGQYQAYKPAVQQELNKTKDHVSLTPTFAAVLAHIDDAQYEGVPILLISGKMLDERVGYARILFKNDIFCLQNHNSVHCKPKQVVFYFGHGELQYPAILVSKNLFKPYLKDGEWKEVTEHGDVNILGLPISDYYVQTPKEQKEAYSELISHIFAGRKNSFISTENLLASWGLWTPLLNSLANSFPRIYPGGADNGDLLDIRVKGKDIGYNSEVVILSPDQIGGMSTNGFQVMQGKFRGGDMVSAWAEELVERLAADIQEAAEAAVHEGGVFHLALSGGATPLALFHRLALHHFSFPWRNTHVWMVDERCVPLTELDSNFHGMHDHLLQHVRIPYYNIHPMPVQLNHRLCVEEDGGALLYEKEVSKFVNGSSFHFVLLGVGYDSHTASLFPGSRVDELGESLVAFTESPVKPHQRMSLTFSAINRARTVALLVMGKGKHELITQLSRVKDNPGKWPVTGVKPADGRLVWYIDYDALLG encoded by the exons CTGGCCATGTTTCAGTGGTGATAGTAGGAGGCACAGGGGATCTGGCAAGGAAGTACCTGTGGCAGGGCTTCTTTGATCTGTACGTCAACCAGGTCAGTAGTGGAAACACCTTTTCCTTCTACGGCGGAGGACTGTCCCCAGCTGACACGGCCACACCGGTCCTCTTTGAGATCTTGAAGgcggtgtcttgctcaagggatGTGTCACAGGATCGCTGCGCTCTGCTGAAAGAGCAGTACCTGCGGCTAGCACAGTATCGGCAGCTGAAGACCCTAGAGGACTACCAGAATTTGGCCAAGCACATTGAGCAAGAGCTTCAACAAGAGGGGATGACCGAGGCAGGGAGGCTCTTCTACCTCTCAGTACCAGCCTTCGCATACGCAGATATTtctgaaaagataaataacagtTGCAGGCCGACCAACGGGGCGTGGCTGAGGGTGGTGCTAGAGAAACCTTTCGGACACGATTTCCAGAGTGCTCAGGTACTTGCATCTCAACTCGGGAGCTATTTGAAGGATGAAGACATGTACAGAATCGACCACTACCTGGGGAAGCAG GTGGTTGCAAAGATACTTCCATTCAGAATAGAGAACAAGAGGTTTCTTGATCCCATCTGGAACAAGCACCACATCGAGAGAGTGGAGATCGTGTTGAAAGAGACCCTCGATGTGAAag GTCGTATTTCCTTCTACGACCAATATGGGGTGATCAGAGATGTGCTCCAGAACCACATGACTGAGGTCATGACTCTGTTGACCATGAGGCTTCCAATGAATCTGAGCAGCAGTGAGGAAGTCCTCCAAAACAAGCTGCAGATCTTCAGTTCCATGCTACCTCTAGGAAGGAGTCAAGCTGTGGTCGGCCAGTACCAAGCATACAAACCCGCAGTTCAGCAGGAGTTGAATAAGACAAAAGATCATGTCTCTCTCACACCAACATTTGCAG CTGTATTGGCACACATTGATGATGCCCAATACGAAGGAGTGCCAATTCTTTTGATCTCCGGGAAGATGTTGGATGAGCGTGTGGGATATGCACGCATCCTTTTCAAGAATGACatcttttgccttcagaaccaCAACAGTGTCCACTGCAAGCCCAAACAGGTAGTTTTCTACTTTGGGCATGGCGAACTTCAATATCCAGCAATTCTTGTCAGTAAGAATTTATTCAAGCCATATTTAAAGGACGGTGAGTGGAAGGAAGTGACAGAGCATGGAGATGTCAATATTTTAGGTTTGCCTATTTCAGACTATTATGTGCAAACTccaaaagaacagaaagaagcTTATTCCGAACttatttctcacatttttgCTGGCCGTAAGAACAGTTTCATTAGTACTGAAAACCTGCTGGCTTCTTGGGGCTTATGGACACCACTACTCAATAGCCTAGCCAACTCTTTTCCCCGCATCTACCCCGGGGGTGCCGACAACGGAGACCTTCTGGACATCCGTGTGAAAGGAAAAGACATTGGCTACAACAGTGAGGTGGTGATACTCAGCCCTGATCAGATCGGTGGCATGTCAACAAACGGTTTCCAAGTGATGCAAGGCAAATTTCGTGGCGGTGACATGGTGTCTGCCTGGGCTGAGGAGCTGGTGGAGAGGCTAGCTGCAGACATTCAGGAAGCAGCGGAGGCAGCAGTGCATGAGGGTGGTGTTTTCCATCTTGCCCTCTCTGGTGGAGCCACTCCTCTTGCTCTGTTCCACAGGTTGGCCCTGCACCACTTCTCCTTCCCCTGGAGGAACACCCATGTGTGGATGGTGGACGAGCGCTGCGTGCCGCTGACAGAACTGGATTCCAACTTCCACGGCATGCATGACCATCTATTGCAACATGTGAGGATACCCTATTACAACATCCACCCCATGCCAGTGCAGCTCAACCACCGTCTATGTGTGGAAGAGGACGGAGGAGCACTGCTGTATGAGAAAGAGGTCAGCAAGTTTGTAAATGGCTCCAGCTTCCACTTTGTACTGCTGGGAGTCGGCTATGACAGCCACACAGCCTCTCTGTTCCCTGGTAGTAGAGTGGATGAACTTGGGGAGAGTCTGGTGGCCTTCACTGAGAGCCCCGTCAAGCCTCACCAACGCATGAGCCTTACTTTCAGTGCCATTAACCGAGCTCGCACAGTTGCTCTTTTAGTGATGGGAAAAGGCAAGCATGAACTGATCACCCAGCTGAGCCGAGTGAAGGACAACCCGGGCAAGTGGCCTGTCACCGGGGTGAAGCCTGCTGACGGTAGACTCGTTTGGTATATAGACTATGATGCACTTTTAGGGTAG
- the LOC117943001 gene encoding uncharacterized protein LOC117943001 isoform X1, translating to MWRCWAFSECNAVEVFVHVQHEIQSFPLFTFGAEHIPPSGVALQSNLPERVTPMFLYMLIFMAYHSSRWIPRTQRLKFQIVNAVFTALVLVPKFYVMGRPTSSRYCRQPLLNNLSASIALSFIASGFSVIFTLIDPVPQSLWASSHLFGLLTCGQGLCTTILTLTAAPCAKTTPELYYISLILTVASILSTGFFMVRGALWLTNRKLAPDLSRNNEQ from the exons ATGTGGAGATGTTGGGCTTTCAGTGAATGTAATGCAGTAGAAGTCTTTGTACATGTGCAGCATGAAATACAATCCTTCCCCCTGTTCACATTTGGAGCTGAACACATCCCGCCATCAGGAGTAGCGTTACAGTCTAATCTGCCTGAGCGTGTGACACCCATGTTTCTCTACATGCTAATCTTCATGGCGTATCATAGCAGCAGATGGATACCAAGGACTCAAAGGCTAAAATT TCAAATAGTGAATGCAGTGTTTACAGCACTTGTCCTGGTCCCTAAGTTCTACGTCATGGGAAG GCCAACATCCTCAAGATACTGCAGGCAGCCTCTTCTGAACAACCTGTCAGCCTCAATTGCCTTGTCCTTCATAGCTTCAG GGTTTTCAGTGATATTCACACTGATAGACCCAGTTCCTCAGAGCTTGTGGGCCTCCTCTCATTTATTTGGCCTGCTGACATGTGGACAAGGACTATGCACGACCATCCTGACTCTGACAGCAGCACCATGT GCCAAAACCACCCCTGAACTGTACTACATTTCCCTGATTTTAACTGTGGCTTCTATCTTAAGTACAG GTTTCTTCATGGTGAGAGGAGCACTCTGGTTGACTAACAGGAAGCTTGCGCCAGACCTGAGCAGAAACAATGAGCAGTGA
- the LOC117943001 gene encoding uncharacterized protein LOC117943001 isoform X2, protein MGRPTSSRYCRQPLLNNLSASIALSFIASGFSVIFTLIDPVPQSLWASSHLFGLLTCGQGLCTTILTLTAAPCAKTTPELYYISLILTVASILSTGFFMVRGALWLTNRKLAPDLSRNNEQ, encoded by the exons ATGGGAAG GCCAACATCCTCAAGATACTGCAGGCAGCCTCTTCTGAACAACCTGTCAGCCTCAATTGCCTTGTCCTTCATAGCTTCAG GGTTTTCAGTGATATTCACACTGATAGACCCAGTTCCTCAGAGCTTGTGGGCCTCCTCTCATTTATTTGGCCTGCTGACATGTGGACAAGGACTATGCACGACCATCCTGACTCTGACAGCAGCACCATGT GCCAAAACCACCCCTGAACTGTACTACATTTCCCTGATTTTAACTGTGGCTTCTATCTTAAGTACAG GTTTCTTCATGGTGAGAGGAGCACTCTGGTTGACTAACAGGAAGCTTGCGCCAGACCTGAGCAGAAACAATGAGCAGTGA
- the rbp7b gene encoding retinoid-binding protein 7, translating to MPVNYSGTWDIVSNVNFEGYMVSLGIDFATRKIASMLKPQKVIKQDGDCFTIRTFTTFRNYESSFKIGEEVTEVTKGMDNRSCQTVVNWENDKLVCVQKGEKKNRGWTHWIQGDELHLELTCENQVCKQVYKRTL from the exons ATGCCTGTCAACTACAGCGGGACATGGGACATTGTCAGCAATGTCAATTTTGAAGGATACATGGTCTCACTTG GCATTGATTTTGCAACACGCAAGATTGCCTCGATGTTGAAGCCTCAGAAAGTGATTAAGCAAGATGGAGATTGTTTCACAATCAGGACATTCACTACTTTCAGAAATTACGAGAGTTCATTCAAAATTGGAGAAGAGGTCACAGAAGTGACTAAAGGGATGGACAACAGGTCATGCCAG ACGGTGGTGAACTGGGAAAATGATAAGCTGGTGTGTGTtcagaaaggagaaaagaagaaccGAGGGTGGACTCACTGGATTCAGGGAGACGAGCTTCATCTG GAACTTACTTGTGAGAATCAAGTCTGCAAGCAAGTTTATAAAAGGACTCTGTGA
- the cenps gene encoding centromere protein S, with amino-acid sequence MSVDKDETQLRLKAAVHYTVGRLCQRMGEVHRREFSRQVIAAIAETAFRQCDIFAKDLEAFARHAKRSTVSSEDVKLVARRSTALSIYIQNKSEELNQEQRDLKKKNAGKRKSRDTEEESRE; translated from the exons ATGTCAGTTGATAAAGACGAGACGCAACTG AGGTTAAAGGCAGCAGTCCATTATACCGTGGGACGCCTGTGCCAGAGAATGGGAGAGGTCCACCGGAGAGAGTTCAGTCGGCAAGTCATCGCAGCGATAGCAGAGACAGCATTCAGACAGTGTG ataTATTTGCAAAAGACTTGGAGGCCTTTGCAAG GCATGCTAAAAGAAGCACGGTGTCTTCCGAAGATGTAAAGCTTGTAGCTCGTCGCAGCACTGCATTG TCCAtctacatacaaaataaaagtgaagaaCTGAACCAGGAGCAGAGGGATTTGAAAAAGAAGAATGCTGGGAAGAGGAagagcagagacactgaggaggagagcagagaatAA
- the tardbp gene encoding TAR DNA-binding protein 43 isoform X1: MAEVYIRVAEEENEEPMEIPSEDDGTVLLSTVAAQFPGACGLRFRSLVSQCMRGVRLVEGILHAPENGWGNVVYVVNYPKDNKRKMEEIDASSAVKMKRGDMKTSDLIVLGLPWKTSEQDLKDYFSTFGEVIMVQVKRDAKTGNSKGFGFVRFTEYEAQEKVVSQRHMIDGRWCDCKLPNSKFPFGLQQGPDEPMRSRKVFVGRCTEDMTTEDLRQFFMQYGEVTDVFIPKPFRAFAFVTFADDQVAQSLCGEDLIIKGVSVHISNAEPKHGSRQFDRTTRFGNGFGAQAFGSSRSGLGSSTNSSLANFGSFSLNPAMMAAAQAALQSSWGMMGMLASQQQTSTSGSASSGTSSSRDQSQSFGTGNSNYGTSSASLGWGTGSNSTTSGSGFSTGFGSSMESKSSGWGM, encoded by the exons ATGGCTGAAGTATACATTCGAGTAGCAGAGGAGGAAAATGAAGAACCCATGGAGATACCTTCCGAGGACGACGGAACTGTGCTGCTTTCAACCGTGGCGGCTCAGTTTCCAGGGGCGTGTGGCCTACGCTTTAGGAGCCTTGTTTCTCAGTGCATGCGAGGAGTGCGTCTTGTGGAAGGGATCCTACACGCGCCAGAAAACGGATGGGGAAATGTCGTGTATGTGGTGAACTATCCAAAAG acaACAAGAGGAAGATGGAGGAAATTGATGCCTCCTCTGCAGTGAAAATGAAGAGAGGGGACATGAAGACATCTGACCTGATCGTACTGGGTCTTCCTTGGAAAACATCTGAGCAGGATCTGAAAGACTACTTTAGCACATTTGGAGAAGTCATCATGGTTCAG GTGAAACGCGATGCTAAGACTGGAAACTCTAAAGGATTCGGCTTTGTGAGGTTCACAGAGTATGAGGCTCAAGAAAAGGTGGTCTCCCAGCGTCATATGATTGACGGGAGATGGTGCGACTGCAAGCTTCCTAACTCAAAG TTCCCTTTTGGTTTACAGCAAGGTCCAGATGAGCCGATGAGGAGCCGGAAAGTGTTTGTTGGTCGTTGCACAGAAGACATGACCACTGAAGACCTACGGCAGTTCTTTATGCAGTATGGAGAAGTTACAGATGTCTTCATCCCCAAGCCCTTCCGTGCTTTTGCCTTTGTTACATTTGCAGATGATCAG GTTGCCCAGTCTCTCTGTGGCGAGGACCTAATAATCAAAGGTGTCAGCGTTCACATCTCAAATGCTGAACCCAAACATGGCAGTAGGCAGTTTGATCGTACAACACGATTTGGGAATGGTTTTGGAGCTCAGGCGTTTGGTAGCAGCCGCAGTGGGTTAGGGAGCAGCACTAACAGTAGTCTGGCTAATTTTGGTTCCTTTAGTCTGAACCCTGCTATGATGGCTGCTGCTCAGGCTGCTCTGCAGAGTAGTTGGGGGATGATGGGTATGCTGGCTAGCCAGCAGCAGACATCCACCTCAGGCAGTGCTTCCAGTGGAACAAGCTCTAGTAGGGACCAGAGTCAGTCTTTCGGTACAGGCAACAGCAACTACGGCACCAGCTCAGCCAGCCTCGGCTGGGGAACAGGGTCAAACTCCACAACCAGCGGTAGTGGGTTTAGCACAGGTTTTGGGTCCAGTATGGAGTCAAAGTCATCTGGGTGGGGTATGTAA
- the tardbp gene encoding TAR DNA-binding protein 43 isoform X2, with protein MAEVYIRVAEEENEEPMEIPSEDDGTVLLSTVAAQFPGACGLRFRSLVSQCMRGVRLVEGILHAPENGWGNVVYVVNYPKDNKRKMEEIDASSAVKMKRGDMKTSDLIVLGLPWKTSEQDLKDYFSTFGEVIMVQVKRDAKTGNSKGFGFVRFTEYEAQEKVVSQRHMIDGRWCDCKLPNSKQGPDEPMRSRKVFVGRCTEDMTTEDLRQFFMQYGEVTDVFIPKPFRAFAFVTFADDQVAQSLCGEDLIIKGVSVHISNAEPKHGSRQFDRTTRFGNGFGAQAFGSSRSGLGSSTNSSLANFGSFSLNPAMMAAAQAALQSSWGMMGMLASQQQTSTSGSASSGTSSSRDQSQSFGTGNSNYGTSSASLGWGTGSNSTTSGSGFSTGFGSSMESKSSGWGM; from the exons ATGGCTGAAGTATACATTCGAGTAGCAGAGGAGGAAAATGAAGAACCCATGGAGATACCTTCCGAGGACGACGGAACTGTGCTGCTTTCAACCGTGGCGGCTCAGTTTCCAGGGGCGTGTGGCCTACGCTTTAGGAGCCTTGTTTCTCAGTGCATGCGAGGAGTGCGTCTTGTGGAAGGGATCCTACACGCGCCAGAAAACGGATGGGGAAATGTCGTGTATGTGGTGAACTATCCAAAAG acaACAAGAGGAAGATGGAGGAAATTGATGCCTCCTCTGCAGTGAAAATGAAGAGAGGGGACATGAAGACATCTGACCTGATCGTACTGGGTCTTCCTTGGAAAACATCTGAGCAGGATCTGAAAGACTACTTTAGCACATTTGGAGAAGTCATCATGGTTCAG GTGAAACGCGATGCTAAGACTGGAAACTCTAAAGGATTCGGCTTTGTGAGGTTCACAGAGTATGAGGCTCAAGAAAAGGTGGTCTCCCAGCGTCATATGATTGACGGGAGATGGTGCGACTGCAAGCTTCCTAACTCAAAG CAAGGTCCAGATGAGCCGATGAGGAGCCGGAAAGTGTTTGTTGGTCGTTGCACAGAAGACATGACCACTGAAGACCTACGGCAGTTCTTTATGCAGTATGGAGAAGTTACAGATGTCTTCATCCCCAAGCCCTTCCGTGCTTTTGCCTTTGTTACATTTGCAGATGATCAG GTTGCCCAGTCTCTCTGTGGCGAGGACCTAATAATCAAAGGTGTCAGCGTTCACATCTCAAATGCTGAACCCAAACATGGCAGTAGGCAGTTTGATCGTACAACACGATTTGGGAATGGTTTTGGAGCTCAGGCGTTTGGTAGCAGCCGCAGTGGGTTAGGGAGCAGCACTAACAGTAGTCTGGCTAATTTTGGTTCCTTTAGTCTGAACCCTGCTATGATGGCTGCTGCTCAGGCTGCTCTGCAGAGTAGTTGGGGGATGATGGGTATGCTGGCTAGCCAGCAGCAGACATCCACCTCAGGCAGTGCTTCCAGTGGAACAAGCTCTAGTAGGGACCAGAGTCAGTCTTTCGGTACAGGCAACAGCAACTACGGCACCAGCTCAGCCAGCCTCGGCTGGGGAACAGGGTCAAACTCCACAACCAGCGGTAGTGGGTTTAGCACAGGTTTTGGGTCCAGTATGGAGTCAAAGTCATCTGGGTGGGGTATGTAA
- the gnb1b gene encoding guanine nucleotide binding protein (G protein), beta polypeptide 1b, which produces MSELDQLRQEAEQLKNQIRDARKACADATLSQITANIDPVGRIQMRTRRTLRGHLAKIYAMHWGTDSRLLVSASQDGKLIIWDSYTTNKVHAIPLRSSWVMTCAYAPSGNYVACGGLDNICSIYNLKTREGNVRVSRELAGHTGYLSCCRFLDDNQIVTSSGDTTCALWDIETGQQTTTFAGHTGDVMSLSLAPDSRLFVSGACDASAKLWDVREGMCRQTFTGHESDINAICFFPNGNAFATGSDDATCRLFDLRADQELMIYSHDNIICGITSVAFSKSGRLLLAGYDDFNCNVWDTLKADRAGVLAGHDNRVSCLGVTDDGMAVATGSWDSFLKIWN; this is translated from the exons ATGAGTGAACTGGACCAGTTACGCCAAGAGGCAGAGCAGCTCAAAAATCAGATCAGA GATGCCAGGAAAGCATGCGCAGATGCCACGCTATCacag ATCACAGCTAATATTGACCCCGTTGGCCGAATCCAGATGCGTACAAGACGAACGCTGCGGGGTCATTTGGCTAAAATCTATGCCATGCATTGGGGAACAGATTCCAG GCTCTTGGTCAGTGCCTCTCAAGATGGCAAACTCATTATTTGGGACAGCTATACCACAAATAAG GTTCATGCCATCCCACTTCGATCTTCCTGGGTCATGACTTGTGCATATGCACCTTCAGGAAATTACGTGGCCTGTGGTGGCTTAGACAACATCTGTTCCATCTACAACCTCAAAACGCGTGAGGGGAATGTACGTGTGAGCCGTGAGCTCGCTGGACATACAG GATACCTGTCCTGTTGTCGCTTTCTTGATGACAACCAGATTGTTACAAGCTCTGGAGATACCACTTG TGCACTTTGGGACATTGAGACTGGCCAGCAGACAACCACATTTGCTGGACACACAGGTGATGTGATGAGCCTGTCATTGGCCCCTGACTCCCGGTTATTCGTCTCAGGTGCTTGTGATGCCTCTGCTAAACTCTGGGATGTTCGAGAGGGCATGTGCAGACAGACATTTACGGGCCATGAGTCTGACATCAATGCCATCTGC TTCTTCCCTAATGGCAATGCCTTTGCCACAGGCTCCGATGATGCCACCTGCAGGCTGTTTGATCTGCGTGCTGATCAGGAATTAATGATCTACTCTCATGATAATATCATCTGCGGCATCACCTCTGTTGCATTCTCAAAGAGTGGCCGTCTTCTTCTGGCCGGATATGATGACTTCAACTGTAACGTGTGGGACACACTAAAAGCCGACCGTGCTG GTGTGTTGGCTGGACATGACAACCGTGTTAGCTGCCTGGGAGTTACTGATGATGGCATGGCAGTTGCAACGGGATCTTGGGACAGTTTTCTGAAGATCTGGAATTGA